The following proteins are co-located in the Heliorestis convoluta genome:
- a CDS encoding ABC transporter permease translates to MILWRKLWREIQSRKGTLFSAALVMAVGVMVFIAFFSTSRNLYEAKESYYEDLAFAHLFTQVRQIPETDLDYLRSLPGLAAMEGRIVRDVSLQEGKTLRLISIPEDRRGTVNRIRPVGDSNHDRAGTGLVLDPAFAEANQLQMGDFIELIVEGRLISMEVTGLAISAEYVITLRDGTEMAPDPETFGIAYLSHEQSQELFNMAGLFNEIIFRSDSDASLEVLKERLKEELKPYGLLTIYDRDKQISHAILMQEIESLELMATSVAVVFLLLSGFMLYNLLRRLVKSQRKQIGTLLAFGYQSRQILLHYMTWAFGVAFVGWLFGLLFGSIVAMFLTEYLITYFRLPDVYIGFDWTRAFVAFMLAAFGGLLAGYQGAKSLLRLEPAEAMRAEAPQSGQAWPLHKLPFWSVLPFTGKLVLRNLLRNPGRSLLTFTGFLFAFVLLVTAQVLEESANYMMEEYYLESQPYDYQIFLNQPMPAYDVIREIEAWSEVRAGEAQLNIPLRLQSNHGTEETSLLGLEEEGRLYRLIDKEGREQTLPTTGLTLSERLANQLHVTVGDSLTVEFLLTEPWEEIWVVSKIVPQYIGYNAFLPRQRASTLLGERDVATSILLQAEPLLLSSLEEKLEEAKGISVYHSQIRMRDNVAELLETMIYTSMVILIFSMIAGVTSLYAVTSLNLEERRNELATLKVLGFSKRQMVTMVAGENGLLVMGAIALGIPLSTALVGALLRSVATDFYEVPLYYSAEIFLWSTVAAMIFALVAHGLLYRKLVDFNMVEVFKDREG, encoded by the coding sequence GTGATTCTCTGGCGCAAGCTCTGGCGTGAAATACAAAGCCGTAAAGGAACCTTGTTCTCAGCTGCTCTTGTCATGGCTGTTGGTGTTATGGTTTTTATTGCCTTTTTCTCGACCAGTCGCAACCTCTACGAAGCCAAAGAATCCTATTACGAAGACTTGGCCTTTGCTCATCTTTTTACACAAGTACGGCAAATTCCAGAAACCGATCTGGACTACTTGCGATCTTTGCCGGGACTTGCAGCGATGGAAGGAAGAATTGTTCGAGATGTATCATTACAAGAAGGTAAAACCTTACGGCTTATCTCGATACCAGAAGATCGCCGAGGTACGGTAAATCGAATTCGCCCGGTAGGAGATAGCAATCATGATCGAGCAGGAACCGGTCTTGTGCTCGATCCGGCTTTTGCAGAAGCAAACCAGTTGCAAATGGGTGACTTTATCGAACTGATTGTAGAGGGCCGGTTGATATCGATGGAGGTGACAGGTCTAGCCATTAGTGCCGAATATGTCATTACCTTGCGAGATGGCACAGAAATGGCGCCTGATCCGGAGACTTTTGGCATAGCCTATCTTTCTCATGAGCAGTCCCAAGAGCTTTTTAATATGGCGGGCCTTTTTAATGAAATCATTTTTCGCAGTGATAGCGATGCTTCCCTAGAAGTACTAAAAGAACGGTTAAAAGAAGAACTTAAACCTTACGGACTTCTTACCATCTATGATCGAGACAAACAAATTAGCCATGCCATTTTGATGCAAGAAATTGAAAGTTTAGAATTGATGGCTACGTCAGTGGCTGTTGTATTTTTACTTCTATCTGGTTTTATGTTGTACAACTTGTTGCGCCGATTGGTCAAAAGCCAGAGAAAGCAGATTGGCACCTTATTGGCTTTTGGCTATCAGAGTCGACAGATACTTTTGCATTACATGACCTGGGCTTTCGGCGTAGCCTTCGTTGGATGGCTTTTTGGTCTTCTTTTTGGTTCGATCGTAGCTATGTTTTTAACAGAATACTTAATTACCTATTTTCGCTTGCCTGATGTTTATATCGGTTTTGACTGGACGCGAGCTTTTGTAGCTTTTATGTTAGCCGCTTTTGGTGGCCTGTTAGCAGGATATCAAGGGGCGAAGTCTTTGTTGCGCCTCGAACCTGCAGAAGCGATGCGAGCAGAAGCGCCTCAAAGTGGGCAAGCTTGGCCTTTGCACAAGTTGCCTTTTTGGTCAGTCTTGCCTTTTACCGGCAAGCTTGTGCTACGGAATTTACTGCGCAACCCTGGTCGCTCTTTATTGACTTTTACCGGTTTTCTTTTTGCTTTTGTCTTACTTGTGACAGCACAAGTCTTAGAAGAGTCTGCCAACTACATGATGGAAGAGTACTACTTGGAAAGCCAGCCCTATGATTATCAGATCTTTTTGAATCAACCCATGCCGGCTTACGATGTGATTCGAGAAATAGAAGCTTGGTCGGAAGTTAGAGCCGGTGAAGCCCAGCTTAACATTCCCTTGCGTTTACAAAGCAATCATGGGACAGAAGAGACTTCCTTACTAGGCCTCGAAGAAGAGGGACGACTCTATCGCCTCATTGATAAAGAAGGCAGAGAGCAAACCTTGCCAACAACAGGGTTGACTTTGTCAGAGCGCTTGGCGAACCAGCTTCATGTAACTGTTGGTGATAGTCTAACCGTTGAATTTTTATTGACTGAGCCATGGGAAGAGATCTGGGTTGTAAGCAAAATTGTGCCTCAATATATTGGTTATAATGCTTTTTTACCACGGCAAAGAGCAAGTACGCTCTTGGGGGAGCGCGATGTGGCTACCTCCATCTTACTTCAAGCTGAGCCTCTTTTGCTTTCGTCCTTAGAGGAGAAGTTAGAAGAAGCAAAAGGCATCAGCGTCTACCACAGCCAAATCCGCATGCGTGACAATGTAGCGGAATTACTAGAAACGATGATCTATACCTCCATGGTAATTCTGATTTTCTCGATGATAGCTGGTGTTACAAGTCTTTATGCTGTGACATCACTCAATCTTGAAGAACGAAGAAATGAACTGGCTACCTTAAAAGTTCTTGGTTTTTCGAAAAGGCAGATGGTTACCATGGTGGCAGGAGAAAATGGCCTCTTAGTTATGGGTGCCATCGCCCTGGGTATTCCTCTTAGCACAGCGCTAGTCGGCGCTCTCCTGCGTTCTGTTGCCACAGATTTTTATGAAGTACCCCTCTATTACTCGGCAGAAATTTTTCTGTGGTCAACGGTGGCTGCAATGATTTTTGCTCTAGTGGCTCATGGGCTGCTCTATCGGAAACTGGTAGACTTTAATATGGTTGAAGTATTTAAGGATCGGGAGGGATAG
- a CDS encoding ABC transporter ATP-binding protein, which yields MAPIFRATQLSRLYQMGEVTVPALVDATFDIPSGELVVILGPSGSGKSTLLNVLGGLDQATSGHCYYRGKDLALFSEKELTLYRRDSVGFIFQFYNLLPALTVWENVEMGASLVKEPLPIDEVLERVGLAERAHHFPAQLSGGEQQRVAIARAAAKNPDVLLCDEPTGALDLVIGRKVLDFLQKINQEQGKTVFIITHNGAIAKMAHRVLVMGSGRIVENRVNAQPCAAEEVTW from the coding sequence ATGGCTCCTATCTTTCGTGCTACGCAACTAAGCAGACTCTATCAAATGGGGGAAGTTACTGTTCCGGCGCTTGTAGATGCAACTTTTGATATTCCATCGGGTGAACTGGTGGTTATTCTCGGGCCTTCTGGTTCGGGAAAAAGTACGCTCTTGAACGTACTCGGAGGCCTCGATCAAGCTACTTCAGGCCATTGTTATTATAGAGGAAAAGATCTTGCTTTATTTTCGGAAAAAGAGTTGACGCTTTATCGAAGAGATTCTGTCGGATTTATCTTTCAGTTTTACAATCTTTTGCCAGCCTTGACGGTGTGGGAAAATGTTGAGATGGGTGCTTCTCTGGTGAAAGAGCCACTGCCCATTGATGAAGTCTTAGAGAGAGTTGGCTTGGCGGAACGAGCCCATCACTTTCCAGCGCAATTGTCCGGTGGAGAGCAACAGCGTGTGGCTATTGCTCGAGCGGCTGCAAAAAATCCTGATGTATTACTTTGTGATGAGCCTACAGGTGCTCTGGATTTGGTCATAGGTCGTAAAGTGCTTGATTTTCTGCAAAAGATCAACCAAGAACAGGGAAAAACAGTCTTTATTATTACTCACAACGGTGCCATTGCGAAAATGGCCCACCGCGTTCTTGTGATGGGCAGTGGACGTATCGTAGAAAACAGGGTCAACGCACAGCCTTGTGCGGCCGAGGAGGTGACCTGGTGA
- a CDS encoding efflux RND transporter periplasmic adaptor subunit, with protein MKWKKWLYGLVPLLILLLLFFNWQTRTGEEYAFAKVRYDSIELNWKEKGYLVAQEDTVLYGPVTTKVLEVYKKSGDKVQAGELLLRLDGRPLQERLAQIEAQIEGIQQEMNREGAYWQVTIEQEEIGQRQLRLTEIEADRERIYQLVEAGAKAPVELEKIEQEWEMEQSRLTQAQARLTQAEVLRDQGDWSRRLRALEEEKQGLYRDLSTLEVRAPFAGTILGMEVHPGKMIDPSRPLLQLIGQGLFEVEVPVFHEEINKVQKGQEVLLSHRGTDLAISGIVKNIGTRAEAKLSPLGLEQRRVPVYIELQEKPESWLEGFPIDVTFSWISEESLLIPRTSLLSTVEGTYVYALQDGVIERREIRLGVLGEEVVQVLEGLEENEEILLFPSTI; from the coding sequence GTGAAGTGGAAAAAATGGCTCTACGGGCTGGTTCCTTTGTTGATATTGCTTCTTCTGTTCTTTAATTGGCAGACAAGGACAGGTGAAGAGTACGCTTTTGCTAAAGTTCGCTATGATAGCATAGAATTGAATTGGAAAGAAAAAGGTTATCTGGTGGCACAAGAGGATACGGTCCTGTATGGGCCGGTAACGACCAAAGTATTGGAAGTCTACAAGAAAAGCGGAGACAAAGTCCAAGCCGGAGAACTTTTGCTGCGCTTAGACGGTAGACCTTTGCAAGAGCGATTGGCACAGATAGAAGCACAAATAGAAGGAATTCAGCAAGAAATGAATCGAGAAGGGGCTTACTGGCAAGTGACCATTGAACAAGAAGAAATCGGACAGCGCCAGCTTCGCCTGACAGAAATTGAAGCGGATCGAGAGCGGATTTATCAACTTGTTGAAGCAGGGGCTAAGGCACCTGTGGAACTGGAAAAAATAGAGCAGGAATGGGAAATGGAACAAAGCCGCCTTACGCAGGCCCAAGCGCGGCTCACGCAAGCGGAAGTATTGCGAGATCAAGGCGATTGGAGCCGCCGCCTTCGTGCTTTAGAAGAAGAAAAACAAGGTTTGTATCGCGATCTATCTACCCTAGAGGTAAGAGCACCTTTTGCAGGCACTATCTTAGGAATGGAAGTGCATCCAGGAAAAATGATTGATCCTTCTCGCCCTTTGCTACAACTTATCGGGCAAGGCCTTTTTGAAGTAGAAGTGCCTGTCTTTCACGAAGAAATCAATAAAGTTCAAAAAGGACAGGAAGTTCTGCTGAGTCATCGTGGGACAGACCTTGCTATTTCAGGCATTGTAAAAAACATCGGGACAAGAGCTGAAGCAAAGCTTTCTCCCCTTGGGCTGGAACAACGACGGGTACCAGTCTATATTGAGTTACAAGAAAAGCCTGAGAGTTGGCTAGAAGGGTTTCCTATCGATGTTACTTTTTCTTGGATCAGTGAAGAAAGCTTGTTAATACCACGTACCTCTCTTCTATCGACTGTGGAAGGGACTTATGTGTACGCTCTACAAGATGGGGTGATAGAGAGAAGAGAGATTCGCTTGGGCGTCCTTGGCGAAGAAGTCGTACAAGTCTTAGAAGGTTTAGAAGAAAACGAAGAAATCCTCTTGTTTCCAAGTACCATCTAA
- a CDS encoding peptide chain release factor 3, which produces MTTASTLSTEVNRRRTFAIISHPDAGKTTLTEKLLLYGGAIRLAGSVKARKSQKHALSDWMEIEKQRGISVTSSVLQFDYDGYRVNILDTPGHQDFSEDTYRTLMATDSAVMVIDVAKGVEDQTKKLFRVCKQRGIPIFTFVNKLDRFGKNPFELMEEIENVLGIRAYPMNWPVGIEGNYLGVYNRKLAQIELFDTEGAHGQKVIPSTVGSVDDPAFAELLGEEVYQALQEDIELLDLAGDEFDEEKVAAGELTPMFFGSAISNFGVRPFLEEFLQLAPPPLARKGVDSAVAPDDERFSAFVFKIQANMNPTHRDRIAFMRICSGKFSKGMAVKHITTGKTIKLSQPTQFMAQERTIIEEAYPGDIVGLFDPGVFGIGDSLCGDGLSFQFEDFPVFPPELFARVQAKDTMKRKQFNKGMTQLTQEGAVQVFRQPEMAIESYIVGAVGLLQFEVLEYRLKNEYGVDIELNHLGYSVARWINDEALKTNIKGIDSAMLVRDIKDRPVILFRNEWSYNWAKEQNPSVNFMIVPK; this is translated from the coding sequence ATGACAACTGCTTCAACGCTCTCCACAGAAGTGAATCGTCGTCGTACTTTCGCTATCATCTCTCACCCAGACGCAGGTAAAACAACACTTACAGAAAAGCTACTGCTTTACGGCGGCGCCATTCGCCTAGCTGGTTCAGTAAAAGCTAGAAAATCTCAAAAGCATGCCCTCTCAGACTGGATGGAGATTGAAAAGCAGAGGGGTATCTCTGTAACCTCCAGTGTGCTTCAATTTGACTACGATGGCTATCGTGTCAATATTCTTGACACGCCAGGTCACCAGGATTTTAGTGAAGATACCTACCGGACATTAATGGCTACAGACAGCGCTGTTATGGTCATTGATGTGGCCAAAGGCGTGGAAGATCAGACGAAAAAGCTTTTTCGGGTCTGTAAGCAACGAGGGATTCCTATTTTTACTTTTGTCAACAAGCTCGATCGCTTCGGGAAAAATCCCTTTGAATTGATGGAAGAGATCGAAAATGTCTTAGGCATTCGTGCCTACCCCATGAACTGGCCCGTTGGGATTGAAGGCAACTATCTCGGTGTCTATAACCGTAAGTTGGCGCAAATCGAACTTTTTGATACAGAGGGCGCTCATGGTCAGAAAGTGATTCCTTCTACTGTCGGTTCTGTTGATGATCCTGCTTTTGCAGAATTGCTTGGTGAAGAAGTCTACCAGGCTTTACAAGAAGATATTGAATTGCTTGATCTAGCCGGTGATGAATTTGATGAAGAAAAAGTAGCGGCTGGTGAACTGACACCGATGTTTTTTGGCAGCGCTATCAGCAACTTTGGCGTTCGTCCTTTTCTCGAAGAATTTTTACAGTTGGCACCACCGCCACTGGCCCGAAAAGGTGTAGACAGCGCCGTGGCCCCCGATGATGAACGCTTTTCTGCTTTTGTCTTTAAGATTCAAGCGAATATGAATCCGACCCATCGTGATCGCATCGCCTTTATGCGGATCTGTTCCGGAAAATTTTCTAAAGGCATGGCTGTAAAACACATCACGACAGGAAAAACGATCAAGCTTTCTCAGCCTACGCAATTTATGGCCCAAGAACGAACGATTATTGAAGAAGCTTATCCTGGAGATATTGTAGGGCTTTTTGATCCCGGTGTTTTTGGCATTGGGGACAGCCTCTGTGGCGATGGACTGTCTTTTCAGTTCGAAGACTTTCCTGTTTTTCCACCGGAGTTATTTGCACGAGTACAAGCAAAAGACACGATGAAGCGAAAGCAATTTAACAAAGGCATGACCCAGTTAACACAAGAAGGGGCTGTGCAGGTCTTTCGTCAACCAGAAATGGCCATTGAGTCTTATATAGTTGGCGCTGTTGGGTTATTGCAGTTTGAAGTTTTGGAATATCGCTTGAAAAATGAGTATGGTGTTGATATTGAGCTGAATCATCTTGGCTATAGTGTGGCGCGCTGGATCAATGACGAAGCCTTAAAGACAAATATTAAGGGTATTGATAGTGCCATGCTAGTTCGAGATATTAAAGATCGACCTGTTATCCTTTTCCGCAATGAATGGTCTTACAATTGGGCAAAAGAACAGAACCCAAGCGTCAATTTTATGATTGTGCCTAAATAA